The Cucumis melo cultivar AY chromosome 6, USDA_Cmelo_AY_1.0, whole genome shotgun sequence genome includes a region encoding these proteins:
- the LOC103493402 gene encoding protein unc-13 homolog produces the protein MSRFFSDRSRGSSRRHASSSGSSSVIVDTTTTTTSAAATSTSAGTTSITMPVYPIDEIPSPFGDLGLQLSETELRVTAYEILIGSCRSTGSKPLTYISQSERVVDRSPSLSTVTSLHRSLTSTAASKFKKALGLKSSSSAKKRIVGGDESGNQGRAKLGLTVGELIRIQMRISEQIDSRIRRALLRITAGQLGRRIELMVLPLELFQQLKALDFQNNEEHMAWQKRYLKVLEVGLLLHPHMPLEKTDDAPKRFRQIARGAMEKPIDAGRNFDTIQDLRSIVLSLACRSFGESTPGTCHWADGFPLNLRLYQTLLEACFDANDSTSIIEEVDEVLEHVKKTWVVLGMNQMLHNLCFSWVLFNRYVSTGQVESDLLHASKSLLTEVEENIESFKDPIYSRILNTTLSSILVWTERKLLAYRNDFHSDNIECMQSLVSIAVLSSELLENEIDVAYNKIDNYIRSSLRTAFSKKMENVKSSKFSTKNQKSSPHVLSVLAQDVSELAFDEKAMFSPILKEWHPHAAGVAMLTLHSCYGKELKNFISGIDELTPDAIEVLNAADKLEKDLVQIAVRDSVDSEDGGKSIIQEMPPYEAEALIANLVKTWISTRVDRLKEWVGRFLQQEVWNPRANKEHIAPSVVEVLRIVDESFEAFFLLPIPQHSSLLPDLLTGLDKCLQQYILKTKSGCGSRSTYIPALPALTRCSKRSKFGVFKKKEKLQAGQGRSQFGITSANNSLSIPQLCVCINSLHHIRSELEVQERKAVLRLKNLEPHYTDAVRNQVGKWFELSSSLCVEGIRQLCEATGYKVVFHDLSQFLWDGLYIGEVASSRIEPFLQELEKYLETISSTVVHDRVRTRVITDVMKASFDGFLLVLLAGGPSRTFIKEDAELIEEDFKFLTDLFWSNGDGLPADLISKHAGNVKRVLDLFHLDSESLIEQFKYVMMESHSMQAKSRLPLPPTSGLWEPTEPNTLLRVLCYRNDEIAAKFLKKTYNLPKKL, from the exons ATGTCTCGATTCTTCAGTGATCGATCCCGAGGAAGCTCTCGAAGGCATGCTTCCAGTTCCGGTTCCAGCTCAGTGATAGTCGACACAACAACTACCACTACTTCTGCCGCCGCAACCTCCACCAGTGCCGGCACTACCTCTATAACCATGCCGGTTTATCCGATTGACGAGATCCCCTCGCCCTTTGGCGATTTAGGCTTGCAACTGTCGGAGACGGAGCTCCGAGTGACCGCGTACGAGATCTTGATTGGATCGTGTCGGAGCACTGGCAGTAAGCCGTTAACTTATATTTCGCAGTCGGAAAGGGTAGTTGATCGGTCTCCGTCGTTGTCGACGGTGACGTCGCTGCATCGGTCGCTGACGTCGACTGCCGCGAGCAAGTTTAAGAAGGCGCTTGGGCTGAAATCATCGTCGTCGGCGAAGAAGAGGATTGTCGGAGGTGATGAATCAGGGAATCAAGGTCGAGCAAAATTAGGATTAACGGTAGGGGAGTTGATAAGGATTCAGATGAGAATTTCGGAGCAGATTGATTCGAGAATTAGAAGGGCGCTGTTGAGGATCACTGCTGGACAG CTTGGAAGACGCATAGAGTTGATGGTTCTGCCCCTCGAGCTGTTTCAACAACTTAAGGCTTTGGACTTCCAAAATAATGAAGAACACATGGCTTGGCAAAAGCGTTATTTGAAGGTTCTCGAAGTAGGACTTCTGTTGCATCCTCACATGCCATTAGAAAAGACAGACGACGCTCCAAAACGTTTCCGACAGATTGCTCGTGGTGCAATGGAGAAACCCATTGATGCAGGAAGAAACTTTGATACAATCCAAGACCTTCGGAGTATTGTGTTGTCTCTTGCTTGTAGATCATTTGGCGAGTCTACTCCAGGCACGTGCCATTGGGCAGATGGGTTCCCTTTGAATCTCAGGCTCTACCAAACTCTGTTAGAAGCTTGTTTTGATGCTAATGATTCAACTTCCATCATTGAAGAGGTTGATGAGGTCTTGGAACATGTTAAGAAAACTTGGGTGGTACTTGGCATGAACCAGATGCTGCATAACCTTTGTTTCTCGTGGGTTTTATTCAATCGTTACGTTTCCACGGGGCAAGTGGAAAGTGACTTGCTACATGCTTCCAAAAGCCTGTTGACTGAAGTTGAAGAGAACATCGAGTCCTTCAAGGACCCTATTTACTCAAGAATCCTGAACACTACTCTTAGTTCGATTCTAGTTTGGACAGAGAGAAAGCTTCTAGCATACCGCAACGATTTTCATAGTGACAACATTGAGTGTATGCAAAGCCTAGTCTCAATTGCAGTATTGTCATCTGAGTTACTGGAAAATGAAATTGATGTGGCTTATAACAAAATTGATAACTACATACGATCATCTCTTCGAACTGCTTTTTCTAAG AAAATGGAGAATGTGAAGTCAAGCAAGTTTTCCACTAAAAACCAAAAAAGCTCACCTCATGTTCTTTCTGTCCTTGCGCAAGACGTGAGTGAATTGGCTTTTGATGAGAAGGCAATGTTTAGTCCTATATTGAAGGAATGGCACCCTCATGCAGCAGGAGTCGCCATGTTAACACTTCATTCTTGTTATGGGAAGGAGCTTAAAAACTTTATTTCGGGTATTGATGAGCTGACTCCAGATGCTATTGAAGTGCTCAACGCAGCTGATAAATTGGAGAAAGATCTCGTGCAGATTGCAGTAAGAGATTCTGTAGACAGTGAAGATGGTGGAAAGTCCATAATACAAGAGATGCCTCCTTATGAAGCTGAAGCACTAATCGCTAACCTTGTAAAGACCTGGATCAGTACGAGAGTGGACAGGTTAAAGGAATGGGTTGGTAGATTCCTCCAACAGGAG GTATGGAATCCGCGAGCAAACAAAGAGCACATTGCTCCTTCTGTTGTTGAAGTTTTACGAATTGTTGATGAAAGTTTTGAAGCATTCTTTTTGTTACCAATACCACAACACTCATCGTTGCTTCCTGATCTATTGACGGGCCTTGACAAATGTTTGCAACAATACATACTAAAGACAAAATCTGGCTGCG GATCTAGAAGTACCTATATTCCCGCACTGCCTGCTTTAACTAGATGTTCGAAACGATCAAAGTTTGGCGTAttcaaaaagaaggaaaagttgCAAGCAGGTCAAGGGAGGTCCCAATTTGGGATCACGAGTGCCAATAACTCTTTGTCGATACCCCAACTATGTGTCTGTATCAATTCTTTGCACCATATTCGGAGTGAGCTGGAAGTCCAAGAAAGAAAAGCAGTTCTCCGTCTTAAGAATCTCGAGCCTCATTACACAGATGCTGTTAGGAACCAAGTCGGGAAATGGTTTGAGCTTTCGTCGTCTTTGTGTGTGGAAGGGATAAGACAACTATGTGAAGCAACAGGATACAAAGTTGTTTTCCACGATCTCAGTCAATTTTTATGGGATGGCTTATATATAGGGGAAGTCGCATCTTCAAGGATTGAACCATTCCTTCAGGAGCTTGAGAAATACCTAGAAACCATTTCATCAACAGTTGTCCATGACAGAGTTAGAACACGAGTGATAACCGACGTTATGAAAGCCTCTTTCGATGGTTTTCTACTAGTTCTACTTGCTGGGGGCCCATCCCGGACTTTCATTAAGGAAGATGCAGAACTGATAGAGGAGGACTTTAAGTTTCTAACTGATCTCTTTTGGTCCAACGGTGATGGACTTCCTGCTGATTTGATTAGTAAACATGCAGGCAACGTTAAAAGAGTTCTCGATCTATTTCATTTAGACTCCGAAAGTTTAATTGAGCAGTTCAAATATGTGATGATGGAGTCACATAGCATGCAAGCTAAATCGAGGCTTCCATTGCCTCCAACTTCTGGTCTCTGGGAACCAACCGAGCCAAACACACTACTTCGAGTCTTATGCTATCGCAATGATGAGATAGCAGCAAAGTTTCTCAAGAAGACTTACAATTTGCCCAaaaaactataa